In one Culex quinquefasciatus strain JHB chromosome 2, VPISU_Cqui_1.0_pri_paternal, whole genome shotgun sequence genomic region, the following are encoded:
- the LOC6031366 gene encoding putative lysozyme-like protein — MSSSSSSSSSPKQFATTSTNSSSQPPPTAAASGGGGGGGGPSGPSSGSTAKGGGGGSRRRSRSQVPNSTATAAANTTCASRRSSKTDYARRRSPPSSATDESSSSLLLSVSAGGRTAAGDGSAAIDRERESGGGGGAGGVVI; from the exons ATgtcctcgtcctcgtcgtcgtcgtcgtcgcca AAACAGTTCGCCACGACGTcgaccaacagcagcagccaaCCTCCAccgacagcagcagcatcaggaggcggaggaggaggaggaggaccaTCAGGGCCATCATCCGGAAGCACCGCGAAGGGAGGGGGTGGAGGTTCGCGACGACGGTCCCGCAGCCAAGTGCCGAACAGCACCGCTACCGCCGCCGCCAACACCACCTGTGCTAGCCGGCGTAGCAGCAAAACGGATTACGCGCGACGCCGGAGTCCTCCCTCGTCCGCCACAGACGAATCGTCCTCGTCGCTACTGCTGTCGGTGTCTGCCGGGGGTCGCACGGCTGCGGGAGACGGGAGTGCCGCCATTGACCGGGAGCGTGAAAGCGGAGGAGGAGGCGGCGCCGGAGGAG TCGTCATATGA